AGTTCAGATAAATGTTGGATCCGTGAAGAAGACTTTGTGGGAGATAAGTGTCTAGTTATTTCCAAGTAAACGTCAACTTATGTAGACTTTTTGTTCTAGCCCATTCGTTACGTAGGGAAATTTCCACACAAACATAACAATTTTCATTTAACATATAATAAGATTCAGAATAAATTCTATCTCTAATAGAGAATTTACTATATTCAAGGTCTACACCAACGATTCACAATTTATCTTCTCAGAGCGTACATATCATCATCACTTAACTATTCAAGAGATTGATCTTATatagaaacagagcaaaacagagcTAACATAGTGGTTACAACGATTTTACACAAAATCGGTTAGTCTTAATCGCATCGGTATACATGTGAAGaatcaaacattttctttgtataagttgctttttttattaatctttgaaTAACGTGATATAATTTCACAATATTACTACAATAACAACTTTAGATTAACATCActtcttatttcattttaacACGTCACGTGTATGTCTACAAGATAAGAGCGTTTTAGCAAGTGATGTTGGAGCCAGGGTCCACACCAAGCTGTCCACAGTAGTCCCTATAGTACCCAATCCTTGCATTCACCCCACGTACGTTCCTTCCGTCACATTCCAAACCGCTGACGGCTCTTACGGTGGCTCCGAATCCCTGGCTCAACACAGGCCTCACGCTCTGCATCCAAAACCACAGAGCCGCCCTGAAAGCCACAATTGGGTTACTGCTCACCAGCTCGGGCTGGCGTAGGAGGTCGAGGCCGAGATATTGGCCGCATGGTCCGTAGTTGAAGTTCCATGATAGTAGGAGCGGACCACGACCATGGTAGCTCTTGCCTGGTACACATGGATATTGCCTGTTGCTCTGGTCGCACATGGCACGTGACGCTCCGCCTATCTCTTCTATGTAGCAGAAGTCTACACGTACATAGATGCATAGTTGTTTGAGGATCAAATCTCGTAAGTCCTAGATAATGATTATTCAAACATTTGTATGttataaaaattactaattatttgtatatatcaGACGCTAATGTAGATACAAACGTCAATAAACATATGttgctttttaagttttttttgaatatagtaCTCATTTTTTATATACGTTACAATCTactaatgtgtatatatatcttggCCTAAATAGATGAACCCTAGAATATGCTTggtgtttgaaaaaaaaaatcgagaaaaaaGTTCTTACGTCCCGTCTCGTAAGTGAAATGAGCAAACATGGTAGCAATTTCACGCCTAGTAACGGTATTAGCAAAGTTGGGGAAAGTATTGGTGGCGTTAATGAAAGAGTCACGGGTGTAAAATCTTTTTCCGGCGCAGTTATTACCGGCTTGGTTGATAATGTTGTTAAAGAAACTTTGTGTCACAATGCTACCAATCAAATCTGCACCGGTTGGGGGTCCACCGCCTCTACAAGGACCTGATCGGCATGTTGGACCACAGTGATCAGCAGTGGTGCCGCAATAATCGAACTGACTGCAACATAGGTTTGGGGCGCAATTGCAGTTTTGAGATTTGACGGTTTCAGAGTAGAAAGCTAAGAGGGAGAGGAagtattaagttgatttttgTGAGAGCCATTGTTGGggtgttcttgttgtttgaagAGAAGGAATAGTTTGAGGTTTTATATAATGAGTGATATTGGGTAGATCGGTCATTTTCATTAGGATGGGATATCAATCgtgattttatttctttcaattatttaaCAATGGTTTGACTATTAAGTCTGCCGAAGATGTGTATGGCAATTGAACTTTATtttcaaatccaaaataattttgCAGATTGGACTTTATAGTTGGAAAATAATTGGTATTCACATATATAGGATCTATTACATGGTTACACATTCATAAAAAATTGCATGTCTGATTATAAGAAGATAATATATGGTAATATGCGCTAATAAGGACAATAGACgtttttttggtaggaattgaACAAAAGACGTTTGTACATTACGTTCTGTCTAGAGTTCCGTTTGTCCGTGATCGTATTTGTTTAATTGTGAAGGAACACATTAGTTTggctaaaaataaataaaccttaaccaaaataaaaaccatatataatatcaaaataattaggTTTTCTATTCACCTAAAAAGTAAGGTTTCTCTAAAACGAAAAAAAGTCCAGGAAACCTAATTAAGAAAccaataataatgaaatttaaAGAGTCGATCACTTCTCATTACATGTACAAATCCTGTAGgctattcttttctttttttttttttcatttttctttttgtagattACTCTTGGTTGTTTTGtgagacaaaatatatatagccacCCTTCACGACGGCTGGGAACATCCAACctgaaaaatttattaaaattgactACTCATTACTAAACGATCAAAAAGATATTGGAGTGTTCCTTCATTAAATACAAAAGTACAAACCGAGTCCCCAATCAGTTGCCCCTCGACGCTCGAGCATTTTCTAAAAGCCGCCTCTTAAGAGAAGTCGTAGCATATATCTATGATACATCTTTGTAGTTTTTAGACAATAGGTTTGCCATAATTTTGACTTTTCAACGTTGAATTAATTGCAATAAATAGAGTGGTTGCATCATCAATCATTCATATTATATACctaagatttttctttgttaggttgttattattatactttttaattatcTTACGCAATTTTTCTATATGAATTTAGTTTGGATAAAATTACCTTCCGaatataagtttaaatttaGTGACCAAGATCTCAGaagaagtttaaattttttactttttaactaATAGTGTAAATTCATGAAATATTTTTGGAGGGATTCTTGCATGCTaagaattaattaatatttttagttttagaatTTGTAGTGCTTTTAGAGAATatgtgaatatttttattttttttgaaaataaaacaataatccCTCCAAAAAATACAACTCATCTATTTGTTGCTCATATATCCAAATAATCATTAAACATTATGACCAATAAaattaccaatttttttatgttttatatttgtttttttcttttcacaaatgaaatatatattgattaaactTGATCATTACAAAGGGAGCTGCTCAGCCATGGTGGCTTTAAAACAGAGTCAGTGTAATATTGACAATCTATACAATCATATCTAGCTAAGGCATGTGCCACCCTATTACAATCTCTCTTTGTGAAAGTGAATGAAAAATGCTGTAATTTGGAAGAACAAGTTCTTATGTCATGAATAAGATTTGTTAAAGAGACATCCACAGTTTGGCCATTAACTAGTTTTATTAAAGTTTCACAGTCTCCTTGAAAGACGATTGCCTGATAGCCTCGAATCCATGCATGTTGTATCGCAGTGAGCAATCCTTTTTTTCTGCTTTTAAAGGAGATCGGacattatgttttatatttgtatgtGAGGAAATTGTGAACGTAACAAGAGTACACCATCTTTTTTTCTACATCTGTAACCTTTTTGGGGGGAACTTTTCTACGTTTGTACTTAATTACCTTTTCTCCAACAAAATCGGTGGCAAATTTACCAAGGGTCCGCTAGGATGCATATATCTTTTACCGTTAGTCTCTTTAATTACTATAGGCTGCATGCAAGTTTAACCCATTAAAAACTTTAACAAGTGGACTATTGAACCATTAATTAAACTACTAACGTTTATAATTAGTTTCAACaggaaactttttttgttttgacgtgataaaacaagaatataaatattacaacacCAAATTCGTGCGAATATTATATATCCCAAAAGCAGATTCTGTAAATGTCCAAGTCAGACATCTAAAATCAATCTTAAATTTCACTTTCATAAAAAGCCAGAGAAGAAAAGATAACACTTTCACAAGTTTATTACAACCATTTTTTTGCTTGTGACGCAGGGAACACTGAGACCCAACATAAAGTACATACGTTTGAAATTTAACTTTATTATCTCACTTATTCTTTCATCTTATCACGTGCCACGTTATGTGTGTGCGTGTATGGGTTCAGAGAGCTTTTTAGCAACTTAGGTTAGGACCAGGGTCCACACCAAGCTGTCCACAATAATCTCTGTAGTATCTGATCCTTGCATTGACTGCACCTGAGTTCCCACCGTTACATTCCATTCCGTTGATGGCTCTAATGGTAGCTCCAAATCCTTGGTTCAGAACCGGCCTTACGCTGTTCATCCAAAACCACAAACCCGTCCTGAAAGCTACAGTTGGGTTGCTACCAACAAGCTCAGGCTGGCGAAGAAGGTCGAGACTAAGACTCTGACCACATGCTCCGTAGTTGTAGTTCCATGATAGTTGGATCGGACCACGACCAAAGTAGCCTTTGCCGGGTGCACATGGGTACTGCCTGTTGTTCTCGTCGCAGTAGTCACGCGACGCTCCGTTTATTTCTTCTATGTAGCAAAAATCTAATACATATAGAGAATCACATGAAACAGAAGAGTGCTTTAGCCTTTAGGATTATCTAAATTATTTGTGATCAAGTATAATGTTCAgtataattttaacaatatcGAAGGTCTCATTTTATATGTCGTagataaatattgtttttcgTTTAATACTTATATGTGTTATAATAATATGACCTTATTTTAATATGCCAATTTTTAGAAATATCCAATGATATTTTTAGTTTACTAAAAGTTAGAATCGGTCATCACTATAGAACgcagacacaaaaaaaattcaattaattttgtataatatactaaaaaaaaagtaagagaaggaagaaagagatcTTACGTCCGGTCTCGTGAGTGAAATGAGCAAACATGGTAGCAATTTCGCGTCTAGTAACGGAATTAGCAAAGTTGGGGAAAGTATTGGCGGCGTTAACGAAAGAGTCACGGGTGTAGAATCTTTTCCCGGCGCAACCACCACCAGCTTGATTGATAATGTTGTTAAAGAAACCTTGTGTCACTATGCTACCGACGGATCCACCACCGGTCGGGGTTCCACTACCTCTACAAGGACCTGATCGGCATCCAGCACCGCAATATGCATCGTCGGTACCACAGTAACCGAACTGACTGCAGCAGAGGTTTGGAGCGCAACCGCAATTTTGGGACTTTACAATTTCAGAGTAGAAACCTAAGAGGCATAGAAGAAGGACTAAGGAGATTTTTGTGAAAGCcatgttttgtgttatttgtttgtGGATGAGAAGGAAAATGTGGTCAGTTATTTATAGGGGTAGATGTTGGATAGTTCGGTCATTTGCCCTTTTctgtatttatgtatttttatttttgaaacgaATTTGACTTTTTGGTCTTGTTCTTGCCCAAGATAAATATTGTGGACTTGGTCTAAgaattcctttttcttttttaaacaaTGGAACaattatttgttaatatatctCACTTCTCTTTCCTGATTTTTGAACAAATTATATGATTTCCCAATGATTGAACAAACAGAAGGGGTTTGTTTTCGTTATTTAACTATTTAGTATACGTACATGTATTTATGTACAAACTATATGAGTAGaagttaaaattatattttcttatacgcaaaaattttaaagagattAGGGCTGCCGGCTGCGAATCCAATCTGAGAGACTGAGACACATATTTATGGAGTAAATTGACAGTTCATATGTACATTtcacaaaagacaaaatatatatatataaaatggaaGTCCATGGAGTTACTTATAATTTGGGAAAATGTTAAGAGCCTACAgtaagaaatgaaaaataagataTGAAAGAcatatttgttaattataaaaataaatatactatttgAAGACAATCCTCGGGTtatagtctcttttttttttgacatttatcTTATTAGAGTTAAACatatcaaatgcatttgataaAACTATACTCGATCATCGGCTGGGTCATCTAGAGCTACCTATAGCCAGCCCTATCTAATCATGTTGATAAGAactaagaaaaaagaagaagaaaacaagttgagcACTCGCAAAGTCACTATAAATCTTTGTACTAAGTGACTATGCGAGCCTTCGGTTGGGTCCATTACCCGGCGGCTATTCAAATTCAAATGTATGAATTTCAGATTTGAGTTGACAAAAGAGTGATTCTCAATTTCCATTTCACATTATTATACGGAATAATCATgtcattaatcaaattaaagtcTAGGTAATAAGTTGTATATTATATCTTTAACAAAAggaatagttatatatatatatataaacattctaAAACCATCGATGTTCATCATCTAAACCCAAAACGATTGTTGACAAGAGAAGGACATCAACAAGAGTATCATATTAATTACTGAAATTACTAGATTAGATCTTTAATATAAGGCTAAAACTTACCGATCGATAAAAGATGTCAAAATGCACAATCATGCAAGTTAAGTTGAAAAGTCGACAGCAAattagtttcaatttttctgGTGAGAGTGACAACTGTACCGGGTGTTGTTTCCGGCTCGATCACTAGCCCGGACTTTCAGGATCGTATGATTCATCAACAAACTCATTCTCTTTCataaaaaacttttaagttctctaaaaaaaaaactaaaagttcttattttttgtttctatcgGTGTTTGCCCGCCGAACATTAAAAATTCAAAGCATTCCTAGTCATAATCAGTCATTTATCCGCACTTTCAGGGATCGTATGATTCAACAAAAAACTCAATGACTCATTCTCTGTCTTGAaaactcattttctttcatgaCAAACTTcaaattcttattattttttttattttgttaaatcagtGTTTGCCTGCCAAACATTTAAAATTCAACGGATTCATACTTGTGGGTTACAACGTTAGAATGTACTGTTGGATTTACATCttatgaataagtttttttaataaaataatcccACTACATAAAATCTCAATTCATATCATAAATCTGGagcaaaaaaattttgttagcaaaattaaaat
The sequence above is drawn from the Camelina sativa cultivar DH55 chromosome 4, Cs, whole genome shotgun sequence genome and encodes:
- the LOC104782890 gene encoding endochitinase At2g43590, whose product is MAFTKISLVLLLCLLGFYSEIVKSQNCGCAPNLCCSQFGYCGTDDAYCGAGCRSGPCRGSGTPTGGGSVGSIVTQGFFNNIINQAGGGCAGKRFYTRDSFVNAANTFPNFANSVTRREIATMFAHFTHETGHFCYIEEINGASRDYCDENNRQYPCAPGKGYFGRGPIQLSWNYNYGACGQSLSLDLLRQPELVGSNPTVAFRTGLWFWMNSVRPVLNQGFGATIRAINGMECNGGNSGAVNARIRYYRDYCGQLGVDPGPNLSC
- the LOC104782889 gene encoding LOW QUALITY PROTEIN: endochitinase At2g43580-like (The sequence of the model RefSeq protein was modified relative to this genomic sequence to represent the inferred CDS: inserted 2 bases in 1 codon): MALTKINLILXLSLLAFYSETVKSQNCNCAPNLCCSQFDYCGTTADHCGPTCRSGPCRGGGPPTGADLIGSIVTQSFFNNIINQAGNNCAGKRFYTRDSFINATNTFPNFANTVTRREIATMFAHFTYETGHFCYIEEIGGASRAMCDQSNRQYPCVPGKSYHGRGPLLLSWNFNYGPCGQYLGLDLLRQPELVSSNPIVAFRAALWFWMQSVRPVLSQGFGATVRAVSGLECDGRNVRGVNARIGYYRDYCGQLGVDPGSNITC